Within the Gloeobacter kilaueensis JS1 genome, the region CAAAACCTTCTGGCGTACCCAGGCCAAAACCGCCCGAGACGATCACCTCGGCGCGCTGCAGTTCGACCTGCGAACCGGTGGCGCGGATCGTCTCGGCCACCACCAGCTTGAGATCGTCCGGCTGGAGGGTGACCGGGATGGACTGAACGCTGCCGGTGCGGTCGCTGTCAAAGGGCAGGGGCAGCATCACACCGGGGCGCACCGTCGCCATCTGGGGGTTCTTCCAGGGACCGAGGATGCGGGCTTTGAGCGATTCGCCGAAGCTTGGGCGGATCGCGTAGAGGCAGTCGGGGTAGAGGCCGACTTTGCTGGGATCTTGAGCGTTGGTGTGCTCGTAGGGGCCGATGTCCAGTTCGGTGCAGTCGGCGGTCAGCCCCGTCTCGAAGTAGGCGGCGATGCGCGGGGCAAGGTCGCGCCCGGTGGTGGTCGAACCGAAAAGGACGATGTGGGGCGGTTCGCCCATGCTGCTAATCAAGTCGATGAGCACCCGCCGAAAGGGCAGCGTGCGGTAGGTGGCAAGCTCCGGATCCTCGGCCACGTAGACTTGATCCGCGCCGTGGGCGATAAGAACGGCGGGCAGTTGCCCGGCGACGTCGCAGGCGAGAATCGCTGCGAGACTGGCACCGAGCTTGTCGGCGAGCATCCGGCCCGCACCCAAAAGCTCGAAGGCGACCGGCTGGATTTCGCCGGCGACCTGTTCGACGAAGATCAATACTTGCCTGGTCATCTTTTCACCAAATCGGGTGCAATGATCTCGGCTGTGAGCACGTCGCTCACCAGTTGGGCAGCCGCCTTGCCCTGGTAGAAGGTGCAGTGGCCGCCAATTTCGCCCACTTTTTCGGTGGCAGCGACGATCGTGGGCGAGCCCTTGAGGCCGCAGCGGGCCGGGTCGGCTTCGATGTCATCGAGGGTGACGGTGCGGATTGCCCGGCGGCGCTCCGCCTCGTCGCGCTGCAGCTGCTGCACCCGCTGAGCGCCGCGCAGCGTCTTGTAGGCGAGCCGCTCGTAGGAGTTGGCGACAGTCACTACCGCCGGAAGCGGGCAGCGCACGCTCTGGGCTCCTCCTTCGATGACGCGGCGGGCGAGCAGGGCCGTATTTTCTTCGATCTCAAAGTCTTCGCAGTAAGTCACCTGGGGCACCTGCAGCCGCTCCGCCAGTTGTGGCCCGACCTGGGCGGTGTCGCCGTCGGTGGTCTGTAAACCGCAGAAGACGAGATCGAAGGGTCCGGCGTAGCGCACCACCTTAAACAGGGCGTAGGCGGTGGCCAGCGTGTCGGAGGCAGCCAGGCGGCGGTCACTCAACAAAATGGCCTGATCGACGCCGTGGGCGATCGCCTCGTAGAGAATTTCGATGGCGGGCGGTGGTCCCATCGTGATCGCCGTCACCCTGCCGCCGTAGGTGCGCCGGGTGTGCAGGGCCGCCTGCAGGGCGTAGCGGTCGAAGGGATTGAGCATCCGCCGCGCTTTCGCTCGGTCGATCGTGCCATCGGCGTTGATGCCCGCCTTCGCTCCCTGATCGGGCACCTGCTTGATCAGTACAAAGATGTCCACAAGAATTTCAATAGAGAGTTTGTCTTGCGGACGCTATACTAACTTGATCCCCTGGGCGGACCGGACTTCCTCATATTTTTTTATCAATCTGGAGATTGACCGGCAATCCCATCGGAAACAGCCGCTTTAGAAGCGCTCTAGCGGCGCAACAGACGCGAGAGGACAAAACCGACCGCAAAGGCGATCCCGACGGTGAGCAGGGGCTGTTTGCGAATGTTGTTCTCGACGGAGCCCGTCAGATCATCGACGTGGGTTTTCTCAAGCACCTCCGCTCCGCGATGCAGTTGCTCGGCTACTTTGCCGCTCAATTGCGCTGTCTGCGAGCCGGGTTGGGCACTGTTTTCGAGTTTGTGAGCGGCGCTGCGCAGTTTTTTTGCGCCGGCATCGATTGCCTGATCGATGCGCTCTTTGGCGGCTGCGGCTGGTTTTGCTGTATCCGACTCTGGCCGGGCTTCGGAGGCTGGGCTGGTGTGGCTCGATGGGGCAGGGGAACTGGCTGGCTCCCTGTGCAGATAAGAGGTGAAATCGGCGTAATTGTTCTCCATGACTGGCTCCCCAGTGTCTGGTCTCCAGCCTAGAACACTGCCTGCCAGCTGCCACCCGACGATGGAGAGAAGTTTTACTGCTCCTGGGGCAGATTTATAGCTTTGCGCAGTCGCTCAGGTGGCACCGCTCCCCGGTACGCTCCGCAGTAGTGGAGGCTGAGAACGGCTCTGTAAGCCCAGTGGGTCGGGCTGAGGTCTTTATAGGGGTTGGGCAGACTGGCGGCGGTGTTGCGGGCGCACGCCTGGAGGATTTGTTCCTCGGTCGGCTCCGACGATTGGGCAAAAGTAGCGGGCGGCAGGGTGCTCAAGAGGGCCAAAAGGGCGGCCAGAACAGTTACAGGATGCAGTTTCATACAGTCGGCAGTTGTCGTTCCTTTCAGGATAACCAGGGACTCGATAGGCCCAGGGTCGCGCCAAAATCATGAAATTATTATGAGTTCTAGAGCAACGGAGGCAAAATGCCGGTTCAGTTGCCGCCTACGACAATGTTGCGGATGCGCAGGCTGGGACCGCCGCAACCCACGGCCAGGCCGTCCTGGCCCCCTTTGCCGCAGCCGCCGGATTCGTCCCACTCAAAGTCGTCGCCGATCGCCTCGATATCGGCGAGGCTCTGAAAGACGTTGCCCGAGAGGGTGACATCGCGCACGGGTTCGGCGAGCTGGCCGTCTCGGATCATCCAGGCTTCACCGGCGCTGAAGGTGAACATCTCGCCGTTGGTCATGCCGCCCAACCAGTTACGGGCGTAGACGCCTTCTTTGATATCGAGGGGCAGGTCGGCGAGCGGTACATCGCCGCGATCGATCCAGGTGTTGGTCATCCGGACAATCGGCGCGTAGTTGTAATCGAGGCAGCGGGCGTTGCCGGTAGGCGCTTCTTCGAGCTTGCCGGCGGTCTCGCGCGAGTGCAGCCGCCCCACCAGTTCGCCCTCGCGAATCAAGGCGGTGGTGGTGGCAGGTACGCCTTCGTCGTCGTAGAGATAGCTGCCCCGGTGCCCCCCGATCGCCGCCCCGTCATAAATATTGAGGGAGGGTGGACCGAAGCGCCGCCCGAGGCTCATCACTTCGATGAGATCCGGGTTTTCGTAGACCATGTCGGCCTCGGAGAGGTGGCCGAAGGCTTCGTGGACGAAGAGCCCGGTGAGGATCGGGTCGATGACGACGGTGTAGAGGCCGCCTCTCACCGGCGGCAGGGCAAGGGCGGCTACGGCGCGCGAGGCGGCGGAGCGCACCTTATCGTCCAGTCCCAGCAGATCCTCGAAGCCCCGGCGCGAACCGCCCGTCTCCCGCCCGGTCTGGACGGTGCTCCCGTCGCGGGCGGTGGCCGCAAAGCGCATCTCGAGGTCGATCCACTCCTGTTCTAAGAGGGTGCCCTCGGAGGTGACGATGAGCACTTTTTGGTAGCTGTCGCTGTAGTGGACGCTGGTGGTCGCCACCTGGGGCGAGTAGGCGGTGAGGATCTGGTTGTAGTGATCGCAGAGGGCTTTTTTTTCGGCCAGCGGCACGCTGCGCGGGTCGCGGCCACCCAGTTGCAGGGCAACAGAGCGGCGCACCGGTTCGATGGGGGCAAGCTGGGTCTGTTCGCTGCCGGTGAGGCGGGCCGCTGTCACCGCCTCGGCCAGGCGCGCTTCGAGATCTTGCAGGCGATTGAAACTGGCAAAGCCCCAACCGCCCTTATAACAGGCCCGCACATGGCCGCCTACCGCCAGCGCCTCGCTCAGCGTCTCGACGAGGGGGCCGCGCAGGCTGATGTCGGTGCTCTGGGCCTGCTCAAGGCGAATTGCCAGAAAATCGACCTTCGGGCGGTAGGTGCGAATCAGCTCTTCGAGGCGCTCTTGCATGGCACAGTCACAAATTGGTAACGCTCGGCGGCCCGACCGGATCGGGCCGCTTTCCAGTATGGCGGTATTCGACCACCAGATCGAACAGGACCGCCTCGGCTGCCAGCACAGCCGCAACTGGCCGCTCGTCCGCCGGAAAAAACCAGACCAGTTGCCCGCCCAGCGCCTCCACCCGCTCTAAAAGACCGCCCACCCCCCGACAGATAAGGGCAATGCGCTCACCCTGGCTCGCCCGCAGATAGGCGAGGGCCGGCAGCGGAAAGAGGCTGTCCGCCGAGTGGACCATCGGCGGCTCAGAAGCGTTCACGGCTGTTACTGGCATATTGAGGACATTTGTTCATTTAATGCCTCGATTGTAGCACCGCTCGGCGGCTTAGAAGCTCAGGCGATTGAGCAGGCGGGCGATGACGCGCGGCGGCAGGCCCAGGCGATCGCGCAGGTCGGCGAGGTTTTTGTACTCGCCATTTTGTTCGCGCTCGCACACGATCCGCACCGCGAGGGTGGAGTCGATGCCCTCCATCTGTTCGAGTTGGACGACGCTCGCCTCGTTGGCGTCGAGGATGGCAGGCAGGGGCAGAGGGGGCTCGTAGTAGCAAAACATCAACAGTGGTTCCAGGCGGTAGACCTTGGCCGAGGACAATTCGGCGCGGTCGATGAGCTCGTCCGCCGACAGAAACGGCCCACCGTTGCGGCGCGCCTCGATGATCCGACGCGCTTCGATAATCGACATGCCAGGCAAGCGCAGCAGATCATCGACGCTGCAGCGGTTGATATCGACGCCCATACCCAACTCCTTTGCCAGTAGCGCGTCCTGCTCGGAGCGCAGGCGCTGCCGGGGATCGCCCATCATCAGCAAGCGGTTGCGGTACTCGGCCTGTACCTGAAAGGTGTGGGCGACGACGACCGCCCAGACGGACCAGAACAAAAACCACTCCCCAAGGGCGGCACCGGCGGCAAGCCCGAGGCAGCTCAAGACGGCATAAAGGATGCTCCAGCGCACCCAGTCCGCCTTACGGGTTTGTTGACCGGCAAGAAACAATCCCAACCAGCTGAGGGCGGGGATCGCTGTCAACCACTTCCAGCTGCGCGCCTCCACAGGTGTTCTCCCGCCTCAACCGATGCGCTCGATCAGCTTGCGGCGCTTTTCCTCGAATTCTTCGTCGCTAATCAGCCCTTCCTGGCGCAGGGCTTCGAGGCGGCGCAGCGTGTCGATCGGATCGCCTAAGAATTTGGGCTGCTCGTAGGCCAGTTGCGGGTTGAATTTTTTGCCAAATTCGGCGTCGCTCTGGAACAGATAAATCAGCCCTTCGGCGAAGGCGATTAGACCCGGCAGTCCCGTCCAGAAAAACAGCATATAAAAGACACCGGCGACCGGTCGGCCCAGGTAGAACTTGTGCGCACCCAGCGAACCGAGCAGCATGGCGAGTATGGCTGCTGTCTGACGGTTTTTCTCACTCATCGATCACGCACCTGTTGACTGACATGCCGCTCCTCCATCTTAGTCGTCCTCGCCCCGGCTGGTGGAGTTGCCGTTGATCCCCGGCCTGCCGCTCGCTGAATCGACCATTTGTTAGACTCTAACGAGTACAAAAGATAGAGAAGAACATGATCGAGTACAGAAAGTCTGTCACAGTCCATGGACGCGAGATCGGGTTAAGTACAGGCGTCCTGGCACAGCTGGCAGGCGGATCGGTATTGGTGCAGTCGGGAGAGACTGCCGTTTTAGTAACTGCGACGATGGCCCGCCAACCGCGCGAGGGAATCGACTTTTTTCCTTTGCTGGTTGACTACGAGGAGCGCCTCTACGCCGCCGGTCGCATTCCCGGTAGTTTTGTCCGCCGCGAAGGCCGCCCGCCCGAAAAGGCAATCCTGGCAGCCCGCCTCATCGACCGCCCGCTGCGGCCACTGTTTCCCAAAGGTTTTATCAACGACGTGCAGATCGTGGCGACTGTTCTCGCCCTCGATATGAACGTTCCGCCGGACATTCTGGCGATTCTCGGAGCCTCCAGCGCGACGATGCTCGCGGGAATTCCCTTCGATGGGCCGGTAGCAGCGACCCGCGTCGGCCTTATCGGCGACGATTTCATCATCAATCCCACCTACAAGGAGATCGAAGACGGGGATCTCGATCTGGTGGTGGCCGGCACCAAAAACGGAATCATGATGGTCGAGGCGGGAGCGAACGGCCTTTCCGAAGAAGACATCCTCGATGCGATCGACTTTGGCTACGAGGCGGTGCAGGCGATGCTCACCGCCCAGGAAGAGTTCATCAAAGAACTAAAAGTCGAACCGCTCGCATTTACGCCCCCCGCCAACGACCCGGTGCTCGTCTCCTTCGTCGAGCAGAAGGTAGCTGACCCGGTGGCAGAAATTCTCCACAGTTTTGATCTGAGCAAAGACGAGCGCGACAAACGGCTCGATGGGATCGAGGCAGAGCTGAAAGCAACTTTTGAGACCCTGGGCGAGGACGATCCACTCCGCGAGAAGCTGGCGGCCAATCCCAACAAACTCGGGGCGCTTTTTAAGTCAGCCACCAAAAAACTGATGCGCAGGCAGATCCTCGACGAGGGCAAGCGCGTCGATGGCCGCGCCTTGGGCGAGGTGCGCCCGGTAAGTAGTGCCGTGCGCGTCATCCCGCGCGTCCACGGCTGCGGACTGTTTACGCGGGGGACGACCCAGGTGCTCTCGGTGGTCACTTTGGGCACCGGCTCCGACGCTCAAGAACTCGACGACCTGCACCCGGACGAGTCCAAGCGCTACATGCACCACTACAACTTTCCCGGCTTCTCGGTGGGCGAGGTCAAGCCCCTGCGCGGGGTGGGTCGGCGCGAGGTAGGCCACGGAGCCCTGGCGGAGCGGGCGATCGTGCCGGTGCTGCCGGAGTACGAAGCTTTCCCCTACGTGATCCGCGTCGTCTCCGAGGTGCTCTCCTCCAACGGCTCGACCTCGATGGGTTCGGTCTGCGGCTCGACTCTAGCGCTGATGGACGCGGGGGTGCCCCTGCGCGAACCGGTCTCCGGGGTGGCGATGGGACTTATCAAAGAAGGCGACGAGGTGCGCATCCTCACCGACATCCAGGGCATCGAAGATTTTCTGGGCGACATGGACTTCAAGGTGGCCGGTACCCGCGACGGGATCACAGCCCTGCAGATGGACATCAAGATCCAGGGGATTACCCTTTCCATCATGGAATCGGCGCTGCAGCAGGCCAAAGCCGGGCGGCTGCATATTCTTGAGAAGATGCTCATCGCCATCGACAAGCCCAGAGCGGAGCTGTCGCCCTACGCTCCGAGACTGCTGACCCTCAAGATTCCGGTCGATATGATTGGCCTGGTCATTGGTCCCGGCGGCAAGACGATCAAACGGATCGTAGAAGAGACCGGCGCAAAGGTCGATATCGAGGACGACGGCACGGTGATCGTCTCCTCGGTAGATGGAGCCAAAGCCCTCGCCGCCCGCCAGATCATCGAAGGGATGACCCGCACCGTCGAGGTGGACAAAGTCTACCTGGGCACCGTTACCCGGATCATTCCCAACCTCGGTGCCTTCGTCGAGGTTCTACCCGGCAAAGAAGGGCTGGTGCATATTTCGCAGCTGGCCGAGCACCGGGTGCGCAAGGTCGAGGACGAACTGAACGTCGGCGACGAAGTGGTGGTCAAAGTCAAGGACATCGACCAGAAAGGCCGGATCAACCTCACCCGCCGGGGTATCCACCCGAGCGAGGTGGAGGCAGCGCGGGGCCAGTAGCCGGGTGGTGTTCTAACAGGCCATCCGGCCCCATCTGGCGCACGGTGCGCCCGGCTCGCCGCCGGGTCCTTGCGGCCATCGGAACGATGCCGGTGCGCCGCTGGGCCTCCCCGAGCGTGAGGGGCAACACCGCCTCGATGCTGTAGACCCCCGGCTGGCCGGTGACGATCTTTGTCGGGCAGTGCAGGTGGCGGTCGTAGCCCCGCAGCATACTGAGCAGCATCTCCCGGCGCGGCATTCGATCAAAATCGGCGTCGAGGCGGCAGATCACAGCAAAACCGACGATGGCCGCGAGCCTCGGGATCCCGAGGCTCGCGGCCTCCGCGCCGCCCACGTAGGCTTCGCCCAGAGGCGTGTTGGGCGCTTCCATCAAAATATGGGTGACATCGTGGCGCTCGATATGAAAGCGAATCGCCCAATCGACCGGCGCGACGCCGGTGAGGGGAATGGCGTTATCTGGCCTGTCGAAGCCATGCTCGGCAAAACGTCGCCGCAACAGTTCGCCAACCGTCAGATTCATAGCCCTGTCGCTGAAGGTTTTTTTCTAACCTAGCGCAACGAGCTTACATTAGACAGCAAGGCAAGCGAGGAGAGCGTGATCGCCTGGTGGTGGCAGTCTGTCTGGATCGGCCTGTACGTGGGCGGCGTGCTGGCGATTGCCCAGTGGCTTGCCAATCACCGCACCGCCAACGAGTACACCCGCAAGTTCGTCCACATCGCCACCGGCAACATCATCCTGCTTGCCTGGATGCTCCAGGTCACCCGCCCGGTAGCCCTCGGCTTTGGTTTGCTTTTTTGTGCGGTGACGCTGCTTTCTTATCGCTATCGGTTCTTAGGGAGCCTGAGCGGTGTCAACCGCCGCAGCTTCGGTACATTTTTTTATGCCCTCAGCATCAGCCTGCTGGTAGCCTGCTTCTGGTACCCTGACCGGAAGATCGTCGCCGTGCTGGGCATTCTGGTGATGACCTGGGGGGATGCGCTGGCGGCGCTGGTGGGCCAGAGCCTTGGCCGACGCACCTACAAGGTGCTGGGAGTTCGCAAAACCCTCGAAGGTTCGCTCACGATGGCTGCCGTCAGCTTTGTCGTTGCGCTGCTGCTGGTGGGCATAACCTGCGGCTGGGGAGGGTCAACTATTTTTGGTGCCGGCACTATCGCCGTCGTCGCGGCGGCCTTAGAAGTGATTTCGGTGGGCGGCGTCGATAATCTGACAGTCCCCGTCGGTAGCGCTATCCTGGCGAATATCCTCCTTTATGAATGTTTGTTGCCGGGACGCTGATGCAGAGAGAACATTTTTTACGTAGAATACGCTTTAGCTTCAAAAATAGATGTCACTGACGGGCCTACTTTCGTGAACCGAACCGACGAATCAACAGCCGCAGGCGCACCGGCCCTGGACTACCGCTCCGAAACCTACCGGGATGCCTATTCCCGGATCAACGCGATCGTGCTGGAGGGTGAGCGCGAAGCCTGCGCCAACTACCTGGCACTGGCTGAGTTGCTGCCGGACCACGCCGATGCCCTCAAAAAATTGTCGGCCATGGAAAACCGGCACTTCAAAGGCTTTCAATCCTGTGCCCGCAATCTGGAGGTGACGCCCGACGACGAGTTCGCCCGGCGCTACTTCGCTGGGCTCGACGCCAACTTTCAAAGGGCCGCCGCCAGCGGCGACATCGCTGCCTGCATGGTGATCCAGGCTCTGATCATCGAGTGCTTTGCGATCGCTGCCTACAACATCTACATTCCGGTGGCCGACCCCTTCGCCCGGCGCGTCACCGAAGGCGTCGTCAAAGACGAGTACACCCACCTCAATTTTGGCCAGCAGTGGCTCAAAGACCACTTCGAGGCGGTGCGCCCTGGGATCGAGCAGGCGAACGCCCAGAATCTGCCCATCGTCTGGCGGATGTTGGGGGAAGTCGAAGACGATGCAGCGACGCTGCAGATGGACAAAGAAGCGATCGTCGAAGACTTTTTGATTCAGTACGGCGAAGCCCTCTCAGACATCGGCTTTACCACCCGCGATGTGATGAAGATGTCGGCTCGCGGCCTGGCTGCCGCCCCCCGCGCCTAAATAAACATGTTTGGTCTGATCGGACACCTCACCAACCTCAGCCACGCCCAGCGGGTCGCCCGCGATCTGGGCTACGACGAATACGCCTGCCAGGATCTGGAGTTCTGGTGTATGGCCCCGCCCCAGGCGGTCGATGAAATCACGATCACCAGCGTTACCGGCCAGGTGATCCATGGCCAGTACGTCGAGTCGTGCTTTTTGCCGGAGATGCTTGCCCAGGGCAAGTTCAAGACCGCGATGCGCAAGGTGCTCAACGCCATGGCCCTTGTGCAAAAGCGCGGCATCGACATCACCGCTCTGGGTGGTTTCTCATCGATTATCTTCGAGAACTTCAGCCTCGAAAAATTGCTCAACGTCCGCGACATCACCCTCGATATTCGCCGCTTTACTACCGGCAACACCCACACCGCCTACATCCTCAGCCAGCAGGTCGAGCAGGGAGCGGCCCGCTACGGCATCGACCTGCACAGGGCGACTGTCGCCGTAGTTGGAGCCACCGGCGACATCGGCAGCGGCGTCTGCCGCTGGCTGACCCGCCACAGCGGCCCAAAAGAATTGCTCCTGGTCGCCCGCGACTACGAAAGGCTCGAACGACTGCAGCAGGAGTTGGGTTCCGGCACAATCCTGCCGGTCGAGGAAGCTCTATCTAGAGCCGATATCGTCGTCTGGGTCGCCTCGCTCAACCAGGGCATGGCCATCGACCCGGCGACCCTGCGTACCCCCTGCCTGCTCATCGACGGCGGCTATCCCAAGAACATGGCCGGTGCCCTGCAGCGCCCCGGCGTCTACGTCCTCGACGGCGGCATGGTCGAGCACTCCCTCGACATCGACTGGAAGATCATGTCCTTTTTGAACGTGCCCAACCCGGCCCGCCAGTTCTTTGCCTGCTTCGCCGAGTCGATGCTGCTCGAATTTGAGGGGCTACACTTTAACTTTTCCTGGGGCCGCAACTACATCACGGTCGAGAAGATGGAGCAGATTGGCTCCCTCTCCCGCAAGCACGGCTTTCGCCCCCTCCTCGAAATCAGCGGTGCCGGCAGCGAGCCTGTCATCCAATAAGCGGGGCTTATCTTAAAAATAAGACATAAGAAAGAGGGGCTGCGTCCCCTTTTTTCTTATCTTTGTTACATTGGTTAACAAATACAGTCCATCAACCTTTATCGGATTCATACAACCATGACTGCAACACTTGAGCGTCGTTCGACTCAGGGATTGTGGGAGCGCTTCGCCGACTGGGTCACCTCCACCAACAACCGCTTCTACGTCGGTTGGTTCGGCGTCTTGATGATCCCCACCCTGCTTTCGGCTACCATCTGCTACATCGTCGCCTTCATCGCCGCCCCGCCGGTGGACATGGACGGCATCCGCGAGCCGATTTCCGGCTCCTTGCTTTACGGCAACAACATCATCACCGGCGCTGTCATTCCCAGCTCCAACGCTATCGGTCTTCACTTTTATCCGATTTGGGAAGCAGCCAGCATGGATGAGTGGCTCTACAACGGCGGGCCTTACCAGCTTGTCGTCTTCCACTTTTTGATTGGGGTGTTTTGCTACCTGGGTCGGGAGTGGGAGTTATCGTATCGTCTGGGCTTGCGTCCCTGGATCTGCATTGCCTACAGTGCGCCTGTGGCGGCAGCGACGGCGGTGTTTTTGATTTACCCGATTGGTCAGGGCAGTTTCAGCGATGGGATGCCGTTGGGTATCTCCGGCACGTTCAACTTCATGTTTGTCTTTCAGGCGGAGCACAACATTCTCAACCACCCCTTCCACATGCTGGGAGTGGCGGGAGTGTTCGGTGGTTCGCTTTTCAGTGCGATGCACGGTTCGTTGGTGACCAGCAGCCTGATTCGTGAGACTTCTTACGAGGAGTCGCAGAACTACGGTTACAAGTTTGGTCAGGAAGAGGAGACGTACAACATCATTGCGGCCCACGGCTACTTTGGTCGTCTGATTTTCCAGTACGCGAGCTTCAACAACAGCCGTTCGTTGCACTTTTTCCTGGCGGCGTGGCCGGTTGTAGGGATCTGGTTCACGGCGCTGGGCATCAGCGTGATGGCGTTCAACCTGAACGGGTTCAACTTCAATTCGAGCATCGTGGATTCGCAGGGCCGTGCGATTTACACGTGGGCGGACGTGGTGAACCGGGCGAACCTGGGAATGGAAGTGATGCACGAGAGGAATGCGCACAATTTCCCGCTGGACCTGGCGTCGAGCGAGAGTGTGCCGGTGGCGGTGAGCACCGCTGACCTCAACGGCTAAGCGCAACCGATCTTGCGAAGAAGGGCTCCCTCTGGGAGCCCTTTTTTGTGTGAGAATCTGCTCGGCTCCTAAAAAAGGCCACTTACCGAGCTACAGGAAGGTTCAGTATGAGGAAGTTGGTGAAGTTCATGCTGGCAGTGCTACTCATCTTCGGATGGAACGCTGCTGCCTTTGCAGAAACCTATACCTATCAGCTTGCCAAAGTCCAGTTTACCGTCCCCAATGACTTCAAAAAATCCCAGAGTGGTGACGCTCTGACGATCGCAACCCCCGATCGAGGACTGTCGATGGTTTTCGACTCGGTGGCCGGTGAGGATCTAGCAACAGCGGTCAAGGTGCTCAATGAGCGGGCTGCCCAGATGGTCGGCAACCTCAAGTTCAAGAATCCGCCCAGAAATGTGACGATCAACGGGCTTGCCGGACAGACGCTCACCGGCACGGGAGTGCTCAAAAATATCCCGGTCGTCGTCAACTATACAGCTCTCAAGACCCCTGCCGGTCGTGTGCTGCTCGTCATCAGCCTGGTCAACGCCAAAGCAGCGGAGACAGAAGCGCCGGTGCTCAAGAAAATTCTCTCCAGCATCAAAGCGGCTTAAGTTTCTAGATTGGGGTCTGTTCGATCGTCGTGTCTATGGGGCGAGGAGCGATCCTCGCTCCTTTTTTGCCAGCGCTCGACGAACCGGCGGTAGATCGGTGCGCAGGCGGCTTTCAAGGTTCTATCCGGCTCGATAGATTGGACAGCACGGGTCATGCGGGCCGCCGTTTCGGCGACGGACAGGCCGGACGCCCCAGCCGCTGCCAGAATAGCCGCTCCAAG harbors:
- a CDS encoding electron transfer flavoprotein subunit alpha/FixB family protein, which gives rise to MTRQVLIFVEQVAGEIQPVAFELLGAGRMLADKLGASLAAILACDVAGQLPAVLIAHGADQVYVAEDPELATYRTLPFRRVLIDLISSMGEPPHIVLFGSTTTGRDLAPRIAAYFETGLTADCTELDIGPYEHTNAQDPSKVGLYPDCLYAIRPSFGESLKARILGPWKNPQMATVRPGVMLPLPFDSDRTGSVQSIPVTLQPDDLKLVVAETIRATGSQVELQRAEVIVSGGFGLGTPEGFALLYKLAGCFKNSAVGSSRKAVDAGWIAHAHQVGQTGKTVRPKLYIACGISGAIQHRVGMDKSATILAINKDAGAPIFKFAHHGIVGDLYQIVPELIRQLQMQPIHSTEADHAISHTL
- a CDS encoding electron transfer flavoprotein subunit beta/FixA family protein produces the protein MDIFVLIKQVPDQGAKAGINADGTIDRAKARRMLNPFDRYALQAALHTRRTYGGRVTAITMGPPPAIEILYEAIAHGVDQAILLSDRRLAASDTLATAYALFKVVRYAGPFDLVFCGLQTTDGDTAQVGPQLAERLQVPQVTYCEDFEIEENTALLARRVIEGGAQSVRCPLPAVVTVANSYERLAYKTLRGAQRVQQLQRDEAERRRAIRTVTLDDIEADPARCGLKGSPTIVAATEKVGEIGGHCTFYQGKAAAQLVSDVLTAEIIAPDLVKR
- a CDS encoding TldD/PmbA family protein, with the translated sequence MQERLEELIRTYRPKVDFLAIRLEQAQSTDISLRGPLVETLSEALAVGGHVRACYKGGWGFASFNRLQDLEARLAEAVTAARLTGSEQTQLAPIEPVRRSVALQLGGRDPRSVPLAEKKALCDHYNQILTAYSPQVATTSVHYSDSYQKVLIVTSEGTLLEQEWIDLEMRFAATARDGSTVQTGRETGGSRRGFEDLLGLDDKVRSAASRAVAALALPPVRGGLYTVVIDPILTGLFVHEAFGHLSEADMVYENPDLIEVMSLGRRFGPPSLNIYDGAAIGGHRGSYLYDDEGVPATTTALIREGELVGRLHSRETAGKLEEAPTGNARCLDYNYAPIVRMTNTWIDRGDVPLADLPLDIKEGVYARNWLGGMTNGEMFTFSAGEAWMIRDGQLAEPVRDVTLSGNVFQSLADIEAIGDDFEWDESGGCGKGGQDGLAVGCGGPSLRIRNIVVGGN
- a CDS encoding helix-hairpin-helix domain-containing protein, with translation MEARSWKWLTAIPALSWLGLFLAGQQTRKADWVRWSILYAVLSCLGLAAGAALGEWFLFWSVWAVVVAHTFQVQAEYRNRLLMMGDPRQRLRSEQDALLAKELGMGVDINRCSVDDLLRLPGMSIIEARRIIEARRNGGPFLSADELIDRAELSSAKVYRLEPLLMFCYYEPPLPLPAILDANEASVVQLEQMEGIDSTLAVRIVCEREQNGEYKNLADLRDRLGLPPRVIARLLNRLSF
- a CDS encoding NINE protein — protein: MSEKNRQTAAILAMLLGSLGAHKFYLGRPVAGVFYMLFFWTGLPGLIAFAEGLIYLFQSDAEFGKKFNPQLAYEQPKFLGDPIDTLRRLEALRQEGLISDEEFEEKRRKLIERIG
- the pnp gene encoding polyribonucleotide nucleotidyltransferase; the encoded protein is MIEYRKSVTVHGREIGLSTGVLAQLAGGSVLVQSGETAVLVTATMARQPREGIDFFPLLVDYEERLYAAGRIPGSFVRREGRPPEKAILAARLIDRPLRPLFPKGFINDVQIVATVLALDMNVPPDILAILGASSATMLAGIPFDGPVAATRVGLIGDDFIINPTYKEIEDGDLDLVVAGTKNGIMMVEAGANGLSEEDILDAIDFGYEAVQAMLTAQEEFIKELKVEPLAFTPPANDPVLVSFVEQKVADPVAEILHSFDLSKDERDKRLDGIEAELKATFETLGEDDPLREKLAANPNKLGALFKSATKKLMRRQILDEGKRVDGRALGEVRPVSSAVRVIPRVHGCGLFTRGTTQVLSVVTLGTGSDAQELDDLHPDESKRYMHHYNFPGFSVGEVKPLRGVGRREVGHGALAERAIVPVLPEYEAFPYVIRVVSEVLSSNGSTSMGSVCGSTLALMDAGVPLREPVSGVAMGLIKEGDEVRILTDIQGIEDFLGDMDFKVAGTRDGITALQMDIKIQGITLSIMESALQQAKAGRLHILEKMLIAIDKPRAELSPYAPRLLTLKIPVDMIGLVIGPGGKTIKRIVEETGAKVDIEDDGTVIVSSVDGAKALAARQIIEGMTRTVEVDKVYLGTVTRIIPNLGAFVEVLPGKEGLVHISQLAEHRVRKVEDELNVGDEVVVKVKDIDQKGRINLTRRGIHPSEVEAARGQ
- a CDS encoding diacylglycerol/polyprenol kinase family protein, with amino-acid sequence MIAWWWQSVWIGLYVGGVLAIAQWLANHRTANEYTRKFVHIATGNIILLAWMLQVTRPVALGFGLLFCAVTLLSYRYRFLGSLSGVNRRSFGTFFYALSISLLVACFWYPDRKIVAVLGILVMTWGDALAALVGQSLGRRTYKVLGVRKTLEGSLTMAAVSFVVALLLVGITCGWGGSTIFGAGTIAVVAAALEVISVGGVDNLTVPVGSAILANILLYECLLPGR
- a CDS encoding aldehyde oxygenase (deformylating), which encodes MNRTDESTAAGAPALDYRSETYRDAYSRINAIVLEGEREACANYLALAELLPDHADALKKLSAMENRHFKGFQSCARNLEVTPDDEFARRYFAGLDANFQRAAASGDIAACMVIQALIIECFAIAAYNIYIPVADPFARRVTEGVVKDEYTHLNFGQQWLKDHFEAVRPGIEQANAQNLPIVWRMLGEVEDDAATLQMDKEAIVEDFLIQYGEALSDIGFTTRDVMKMSARGLAAAPRA